A section of the Pseudobacteriovorax antillogorgiicola genome encodes:
- a CDS encoding acyl-CoA thioesterase — MARPIGELVGESRFPVYYEDTDLSGFVYHANYLKYFERAREQIIGISFLKSLWDQGVHFVVSECQLKYRFPAKHGDEIIVRTQVSYSQSPALYCQQIAYVNTGKQEQTVVEGQITLVTLNAKHKPIRLPESVIQAFQAH; from the coding sequence TTGGCTAGGCCTATAGGAGAGCTGGTGGGGGAATCCCGATTCCCCGTCTATTATGAAGACACGGACCTTTCGGGGTTCGTGTACCACGCCAACTATCTGAAGTACTTCGAACGAGCCCGCGAGCAGATTATAGGCATATCTTTTCTAAAGTCTTTATGGGACCAAGGTGTTCACTTCGTCGTTTCAGAATGTCAGCTCAAGTATCGTTTTCCTGCCAAGCACGGTGATGAAATCATCGTCCGCACCCAAGTATCATATAGTCAGTCACCGGCACTCTATTGCCAGCAGATAGCCTATGTGAATACAGGAAAGCAGGAACAGACGGTCGTCGAGGGGCAGATAACCTTAGTCACTCTTAATGCAAAGCATAAACCCATTCGACTGCCTGAATCTGTAATTCAGGCGTTTCAAGCACATTGA
- the hppD gene encoding 4-hydroxyphenylpyruvate dioxygenase translates to MAENPVGIKGFDFIEFSTPEPEKMHQLFQILGFSRTKRHKEKKIDYYRQNDIHFFLNTEPDSFAVTFTGNHGPCACSTGWRVENAEKALKVAVERGAKAAEKVDLELDGKPIPAIYGVGESLIYFVETPCNDDVLGKMGFEDLDQPDMVESKGFHLIDHLTNNVFEGELVPLANFYKDVFGFEEVRYFDIEGEETGLLSYALRSPCGSFCIPINEGKEEKSQINEYLREYKGQGIQHIALLTPNILKAMDSIKPGELKTLDIDAEYYDEVFQRLPNVKEDHKKIRDYNLLVDGDKEGYLIQIFTENVIGPIFFEFIQRNNHYGFGEGNFGALFRAIERDQKRRGVL, encoded by the coding sequence ATGGCAGAGAATCCTGTAGGAATTAAAGGCTTCGACTTTATCGAGTTTAGTACTCCCGAGCCTGAGAAAATGCATCAGCTCTTCCAGATCTTGGGCTTCTCACGCACCAAGCGCCACAAAGAAAAGAAGATTGATTACTATCGACAAAACGATATTCACTTCTTCCTTAACACCGAGCCCGATTCGTTTGCTGTAACGTTCACTGGTAATCATGGCCCTTGCGCCTGCTCAACTGGCTGGCGAGTTGAGAATGCTGAGAAGGCTCTTAAAGTAGCTGTGGAACGTGGCGCGAAAGCGGCAGAAAAAGTTGATCTCGAACTAGATGGTAAGCCCATCCCAGCAATTTATGGTGTTGGCGAGAGTTTGATCTACTTTGTGGAAACTCCTTGCAATGACGACGTCCTAGGAAAAATGGGCTTCGAAGATCTTGATCAGCCAGACATGGTTGAGTCAAAAGGCTTCCACTTGATAGACCATCTCACCAATAACGTTTTTGAAGGAGAGCTAGTTCCACTTGCTAACTTCTATAAAGACGTATTTGGCTTCGAAGAAGTTCGCTACTTCGATATCGAAGGTGAAGAGACTGGGCTGCTATCCTACGCACTTCGTTCTCCATGTGGAAGCTTCTGCATTCCCATCAACGAAGGCAAAGAGGAGAAATCTCAGATTAACGAGTATCTGAGAGAATACAAGGGTCAGGGCATCCAGCATATTGCATTACTAACACCCAATATCCTTAAAGCTATGGACTCAATCAAGCCAGGTGAGCTAAAAACTCTGGATATTGATGCTGAGTACTATGACGAAGTTTTCCAGCGACTTCCCAATGTGAAGGAAGATCATAAGAAGATTCGAGACTACAACCTTCTCGTCGATGGTGACAAGGAAGGCTACCTCATCCAAATCTTTACTGAGAATGTGATTGGCCCGATCTTCTTCGAGTTCATTCAACGCAACAACCACTACGGTTTTGGTGAGGGCAACTTTGGCGCTCTTTTCCGTGCCATCGAGCGGGATCAGAAGCGTCGAGGCGTTCTTTAA
- a CDS encoding Tex family protein, which produces MINLVTKIASELELKEFQVNNSIKLLFEEECTIPFVARYRKEMTGTLDEVQLRDIRDRYTYLQELESNKQKYLKVVEEHCQKKPELKAQFPALKAKFEACTTKQELEDLYLPFKPKRRTRAMVAKEKGLEPLLEKILEACTQISDLNEVAKDFVTPADANIEPTLKVASEKEALTGAADIYAERISETAEIRAMVRNISQESGTLVSKKIEGAEKVEKKGKKSDASKYENYFDYSESINTAASHRVMAVRRGEAEKFLKVNITVDTDRILESLKETVITNPQTTDVVRHWFESVIEDSHKRLLSPSIEAELRLQLKQSAEAEAIRVFSENLENLLLLPPIPNKTVLGVDPGLRTGSKFAVVDDTGKLLDSATLHFELGDKEGAKTQRSKAEILRLIKDNNVGCVAIGNGTGSREINRVITSVIKDNELKDVKRLVVNEAGASVYSTMDIAREEFPDLDPTIRSAISIARRLQDPLAELVKIDPRSIGVGQYQHDVNVTKLKSSLEEVVESCVNRVGVNVNTASYKLLSYVSGIGPSLAKNIVTTRDKQGKFSSRHILNDITGFGPKAFQQAAGFLRVPESTSPLDNSSVHPESYEIVEQIVNDQKKDLKEIIGNRALVEAIPLEKYVTATVGMPTLQDITAELIKPGRDPREDGARLMYSDDVTEIEDLTEGMILPGTVTNVTNFGAFVDIGVHQDGLVHISELSDKFVDDPSKVVSVGDVVEVRVIDVDTARRRIGLSRKLQGGNKQQSSEPRGKLSTPSKRGPIRPRQGTGRNQKGKSNRRSEPQREYTMEDLMAKFNQRK; this is translated from the coding sequence ATGATCAACCTCGTTACGAAGATAGCATCTGAGCTGGAGCTCAAAGAATTCCAGGTCAACAACTCCATCAAATTGCTTTTTGAAGAAGAGTGTACCATTCCTTTCGTGGCCCGCTATCGAAAGGAAATGACAGGCACCCTCGACGAAGTGCAGCTTCGGGATATCCGCGATCGCTACACTTACCTACAGGAGCTTGAGTCCAACAAACAAAAGTATCTCAAGGTTGTTGAGGAGCATTGCCAGAAGAAACCTGAGTTAAAGGCTCAGTTTCCTGCTCTGAAAGCAAAGTTTGAAGCATGCACCACAAAGCAAGAGCTGGAGGATCTTTATCTTCCATTCAAGCCCAAGCGTCGCACGCGAGCCATGGTTGCGAAGGAAAAAGGCCTTGAGCCCCTTCTCGAAAAAATCTTGGAGGCCTGCACTCAGATCTCAGACCTTAACGAGGTTGCCAAAGACTTTGTCACCCCTGCTGATGCCAATATCGAGCCAACCCTTAAGGTTGCAAGTGAGAAGGAAGCACTCACCGGTGCCGCTGATATCTACGCGGAGCGGATTTCTGAAACCGCTGAGATCAGAGCTATGGTTCGAAATATCAGCCAGGAATCTGGAACTCTGGTTTCTAAAAAAATAGAAGGTGCTGAAAAAGTCGAAAAGAAGGGCAAGAAATCCGACGCTTCGAAGTACGAAAACTACTTCGATTATAGCGAATCGATTAACACCGCCGCTAGCCATAGAGTTATGGCTGTTCGTCGTGGTGAAGCCGAAAAATTCTTAAAGGTCAATATTACAGTCGATACCGATCGGATCTTGGAAAGCCTAAAAGAAACCGTGATCACCAACCCTCAAACCACAGACGTTGTCCGTCATTGGTTTGAAAGCGTGATTGAAGATTCTCACAAGCGCCTTTTGAGCCCTTCTATCGAAGCGGAACTCCGCCTACAGCTGAAGCAAAGTGCCGAAGCTGAGGCAATTCGCGTGTTCTCAGAAAACTTAGAGAACCTGCTCTTACTGCCCCCCATCCCCAATAAAACTGTATTAGGTGTGGACCCCGGCCTTCGAACTGGATCAAAGTTTGCTGTAGTGGACGATACCGGTAAGTTACTGGACTCTGCGACCTTGCACTTCGAGCTTGGTGATAAAGAAGGCGCTAAGACACAGCGATCAAAAGCTGAAATTCTTCGGCTTATTAAAGACAATAACGTCGGCTGTGTTGCTATTGGTAACGGTACGGGAAGCCGTGAAATCAATCGCGTTATCACTAGTGTTATTAAAGACAACGAGCTAAAAGATGTTAAACGCCTTGTTGTGAACGAAGCCGGTGCCAGCGTCTACTCGACAATGGATATCGCTCGGGAAGAATTCCCTGACCTTGACCCAACGATTCGTAGCGCCATCAGCATCGCACGTCGTTTACAAGACCCTCTAGCAGAACTTGTAAAAATTGATCCACGCTCTATCGGAGTTGGTCAATACCAGCACGATGTCAACGTCACCAAACTGAAGTCGAGCCTCGAAGAAGTTGTCGAAAGTTGTGTGAACCGGGTTGGTGTTAACGTCAACACAGCCAGTTATAAACTATTAAGCTACGTTTCGGGTATTGGCCCAAGCCTTGCCAAGAACATCGTGACCACTCGTGATAAGCAAGGTAAGTTTTCATCCCGACATATCTTGAATGACATCACTGGCTTTGGCCCGAAGGCCTTCCAACAAGCTGCTGGTTTCTTGCGCGTTCCTGAATCCACTAGCCCTCTGGACAACTCATCAGTACACCCAGAGAGCTATGAAATCGTAGAGCAGATCGTCAACGACCAGAAAAAAGATCTAAAAGAAATTATCGGCAATCGCGCCCTCGTTGAAGCAATTCCTTTAGAGAAATACGTAACTGCCACAGTCGGGATGCCGACTCTTCAAGACATTACCGCGGAATTGATTAAGCCGGGCCGTGACCCTCGGGAAGATGGCGCACGCTTGATGTACTCCGATGATGTAACAGAGATCGAAGATCTTACCGAAGGCATGATTCTGCCGGGAACTGTCACGAATGTTACCAATTTTGGAGCCTTCGTTGACATTGGAGTTCACCAAGATGGTCTTGTGCATATCAGTGAGCTGTCTGACAAGTTCGTTGATGATCCATCTAAGGTTGTTAGCGTCGGCGACGTAGTTGAGGTTCGCGTGATCGATGTGGACACAGCACGGCGCCGTATTGGATTGAGTCGCAAGCTCCAAGGCGGCAACAAACAGCAGAGTTCTGAGCCTCGGGGTAAACTCTCGACACCATCCAAGCGCGGACCTATTCGTCCTCGCCAAGGCACGGGTCGTAATCAAAAAGGCAAAAGCAACCGCCGCTCTGAACCGCAGCGTGAGTACACGATGGAAGACTTGATGGCTAAGTTCAACCAAAGGAAGTAG
- the mtnP gene encoding S-methyl-5'-thioadenosine phosphorylase — MAEYPVKLGVIGGSGVYEMEGVELVKQHDLETPFGKPSDKIMEVRLEGKTAYFLPRHGKGHRLTPSEVNYRANVYALKSLGVTHVLAVSAVGIMQEDIHPGDMVVPDQMFDRTKGQREASFFGNGVVGHIEFADPFDQEMLSLVAQAAKAKMGDKVHTGGAYVCIEGPQFSTRAESRHYRETLKPSVIGMTGLPEAKLVREAEMCYGMLALATDYDCWKEGADDVSVEAILAILKANSENAKAIVRQLISKLPEVSSSPNLEAAKFAIITSPDAIPAQRREELALLYGKYLG; from the coding sequence ATGGCTGAATACCCTGTAAAACTAGGCGTAATCGGCGGCTCCGGAGTTTATGAGATGGAAGGGGTCGAGTTGGTCAAACAACACGACCTCGAGACTCCATTTGGCAAGCCATCCGATAAAATCATGGAAGTTCGTCTCGAAGGCAAAACAGCTTACTTCTTACCGAGGCACGGCAAGGGCCATCGCTTGACCCCAAGCGAAGTGAACTATCGTGCCAATGTCTATGCTTTAAAATCTCTTGGTGTCACTCACGTGTTAGCTGTCAGTGCAGTTGGTATCATGCAAGAGGATATCCATCCCGGAGACATGGTTGTACCTGATCAGATGTTCGACCGAACGAAGGGTCAACGGGAAGCCAGCTTCTTCGGTAACGGTGTGGTCGGTCACATAGAGTTCGCCGACCCCTTCGACCAGGAGATGCTTTCTTTGGTTGCTCAGGCGGCGAAAGCGAAAATGGGCGATAAAGTTCACACCGGTGGTGCTTATGTCTGCATCGAAGGCCCTCAGTTTTCAACACGAGCTGAGTCGCGACACTATCGCGAAACCTTAAAGCCTTCGGTGATTGGCATGACAGGTCTGCCTGAGGCTAAGCTCGTACGAGAAGCCGAGATGTGTTACGGTATGCTCGCCTTGGCCACGGACTATGACTGCTGGAAAGAAGGTGCTGATGATGTTTCTGTGGAAGCTATTCTAGCAATCCTTAAAGCCAACAGTGAAAATGCTAAAGCCATTGTAAGGCAGCTTATTAGCAAGCTTCCGGAAGTGTCTAGCTCACCGAACTTGGAAGCAGCCAAGTTTGCAATCATCACATCGCCAGATGCTATTCCAGCACAGCGCCGCGAAGAGCTTGCCTTGCTTTATGGTAAATATCTTGGCTAG